The following is a genomic window from Verrucosispora sp. WMMD573.
AGCCGACCTGCCGTGCCGTGCCCGGCACCGAATACCGATCAATCGTGGGCACTGGCCGCAGGCGGGTGAGCAATGAGCGGCGGATCGGAGTGGGTAATCCTCGCGGCGCATGTTCAAGGGCTCACCGGCTTGTGTGTCGGTTGCCGGGTAGCTCACGCGAGCGTCGTCCGACTTCGTGGCGGTGCGCGATGACCACCCACGGCCCGGTCATGCCGATCTGGAGCTGCGGCGGCTGTGACCTGCCGTGGCCGTGTCCGACGCGGCGGCGGGAGCTGCGCGCGGAGTACGTGGACGCGCCGGTGTCGCTGGCTCTCTACCTCGGTGCCTATCTCGTCCAGGCCGCCGAGGACCTGCCCTGGGCACCCGCCGGCGCGCTGCACCGCCGCTTCGTCGGCTGGACGCGGCAGCCGGCGGAAGTACAGCAGCGGAGTACAGCAACCGTGCCGACCGGACCCGACCGGAACGGGCGTCACCAGGCCGGATGACCTCGCATCGAGCCCGATCCGACCGGCCTGCCGTGAGTTCACACCGAAGAGGTCGGCTTCCTCGGGGGATGGGCTCGCGCTACCACTTCTCTCGCCACCACACCGCAAGCATTCCCACGGCCCCTACGAAGGGGTCAACAGGGTCCGCCTCGACGTACCGCTCGGTCCCATGCGACAGGGCGTAGTCACTGGTCGCTTAGGAAGTGACCCTGGGGGTAGATCAAGCTGATTCCCAAGCTGATGGTGACTCGCCGGCATCTATAGACTGGCATGCATTAGCGCAAGGCGGCTGACCTGTTGGAAGAGCGGATCCAGCTCCAGTTCGACGGTGTGCCGCGAGAGGAACAGCCGGCGCCCCGGAGGGTGGTCGGTCGGGTGGTTGTCCACCGGCCCCGACGGCTCATGATCGCCGCCTGACACGGCAACCAACGAGATCCTGGGCTGTCAGTTCGTCTGGGCGCTGCGGTCGTTGCCTCAGCCACGACTTTGGTCCTGCACGAGTCCCGGGGCCGCGGCCTAACCTACTGAGCATGACGCGTTACCTTGTCGTGCCCGGTCGAGGAATTCCACTCCCTGGCCACTGGTCGCGCACTTGGGTCAGGGAGATCCCGGAGTTTCAATGGGCGCCTGAACCGCCAGGGCCGCCGTACGTGGCTGCCGAACGGGTCGCCGCGCTGCACGCTGCCGTAAGCGCCGATGGCGAGCCGGTGATCCTCGTGGCGCACAGCGCCGGATGCCTGACCGTCGCTGTCTGGGCCAGCCAACACACCGGTCCCGTCGATGCCGCCCTGCTGGTTACTCCACCGTATCTGGATCCGGACTGGACTCCTGGTCCTGACGAGATCGCCGATGTCTTCATCGATCATGTGCCACGCGAGCCACTGCCCTTTCGTTCGATCTTGGTTGCCAGTCGCAACGACCCACATGCCACGTTCGAGCAGTTCGAGGCGTACGCGCGGGATTGGGGCTCGGAGCTTTTCGACGCGGGCGTGGTCGGGCACCTGGACTCGAAGACTGGGTTCGGTGGGTGGCCCGACGGCGAGCGCCTGGTCCGATCATTGACCAAGCCTGTACGGCCACAACAACGCTGACGCTACCGGGAGCGTGACGCATAGTCCGAACGCTACTACCGACCGTACGACGTGCGCTCATCGCAGTTCGGGACGCGAACCGATGCGACATTCCCGAGGTGCAGGTCCGGGGATTGGTCGCGCGTTCAAAGCCGGCGCATCGACCGTCTGCTACTACTCGGTCGGCTTCGATCTCGCTGCCGTCCGCGCGAGGACGCGTTCTCAGGCGAACTCCCGTGCGGTGGATTCCTCTCGCTGCGATGAACGAGCAACTCGGCGACTAATCGATGAAGCGCTTGCGTCGAGCACCGCGGTGGCGTTCTCGCTGCTGGCGAGTTCGTGTCGGTGGGTTGGGGCAGGATGTGGCCATGACCGTGACAGCCCGCCTGGACCTGGCCATCTTCGACGCCGCGGACATCGACAGGGTCGGCTCGTTCTACGCCGAGTTGGCCGGCTGGGACATCGTCCGTCAGGGTCCTG
Proteins encoded in this region:
- a CDS encoding alpha/beta fold hydrolase — protein: MTRYLVVPGRGIPLPGHWSRTWVREIPEFQWAPEPPGPPYVAAERVAALHAAVSADGEPVILVAHSAGCLTVAVWASQHTGPVDAALLVTPPYLDPDWTPGPDEIADVFIDHVPREPLPFRSILVASRNDPHATFEQFEAYARDWGSELFDAGVVGHLDSKTGFGGWPDGERLVRSLTKPVRPQQR